In a single window of the Papaver somniferum cultivar HN1 chromosome 8, ASM357369v1, whole genome shotgun sequence genome:
- the LOC113306062 gene encoding uncharacterized protein LOC113306062: MANRAAIDELNRKIDELHKAQKEYNQKQEELALKHADLLKKVDYNYEQPSPILLQSIKELLHESREEGREEQRQIPVGHIPIPTQGVLGAIPGSSRTTGNVEEEQKVHLASLYLEGRADVWYHDYQEGKPVVTWEEFTTTVNNRFQELGHDDIVGEFNKLSQVWTVLDYQESFEELKALMLAKNRHLTEEYFTSSFISGLKEELRMHVLMFSPKSLASAIYLARMKESLLELNAKKNKSSNGPLPIYTSNYNTHKNLSSPMTSPRLPKTF, encoded by the exons ATGGCTAACAGAGCTGCAATAGATGAATTAAATCGAAAAATCGACGAATTACATAAAGCTCAGAAGGAATACAACCAGAAACAAGAAGAGCTCGCTCTTAAACATGCAGATCTACTCAAGAAGGTGGATTACAACTATGAACAGCCATCACCTATACTTTTACAGTCCATCAAAGAATTACTGCATGAAAGTAGAGAGGAAGGTAGAGAAGAACAAAGACAAATTCCAGTGGGTCATATTCCTATACCAACACAAGGAGTCTTAGGAGCAATTCCAGGCTCAAGTCGTACAACAGGAAATG tagaagaagagcaaaaaGTCCATTTAGCATCTTTGTATCTAGAAGGTCGAGCTGATGTATGGTATCATGACTATCAAGAAGGAAAACCTGTTGTTACCTGGGAAGAATTTACTACTACCGTTAATAACCGATTTCAGGAATTAGGGCATGATGATATTGTAGGAGAATTCAATAAACTTTCTCAGGTATGGACTGTGTTGGATTATCAAGAATCTTTTGAAGAACTTAAGGCTCTTATGTTAGCAAAGAATCGTCACTTAACGGAAGAATACTTCACATCCAGTTTCATAAGTGGCTTGAAAGAAGAATTACGTATGCATGTGTTGATGTTCTCTCCCAAGAGCCTAGCCAGTGCCATTTATCTAGCTCGAATGAAAGAATCTCTACTTGAACTGAATGCGAAGAAGAATAAAAGCTCCAACGGGCCTTTACCCATTTATACATCAAACTACAATACCCACAAAAATCTCAGTTCTCCCATGACTAGCCCAAGATTACCAAAAACTTTTTAA